A stretch of the Balneola vulgaris DSM 17893 genome encodes the following:
- the accC gene encoding acetyl-CoA carboxylase biotin carboxylase subunit: MPEIKKVLVANRGEIALRVIHSCKELGIKTVAVYSRPDAASPHVLHADESVFIGEAASSESYLVIDKIIDAVKQTGADAVHPGYGFLSENASFAERCEKEGIIFIGPKPHAITVMGDKTAARELVTQLGIPTPPGLKSELKDIEEASRVADEIGYPILVKAAAGGGGKGMRIVHKKDEFESSIKAAKSEAKNAFGDDRIYIEKYLEEPRHVEFQIMADTHGNVVHVFDRECSVQRRHQKVIEEAPCPLLTPELREKMAEAAIKAAKGCDYVGAGTIEFLVDKHLDFYFLEMNTRLQVEHPVTEMISGVDLVATQILVAEGKELPFTQEDLAINGHSIECRIYAEDPANNFLPSTGMLHKHRVPTGDGIRVDSGVEEGQEVTINYDPMISKLTVHGKDRKAAIHKMLRALEEYEIAGCRTTIPFCEYTLKHPAFVEAKYDTHFVKDHFTEETLAPKTEDNVVALAAVLLRKQQESDSKPKVLNGSVNAESEWWRQRR, encoded by the coding sequence ATGCCAGAAATAAAGAAAGTTTTAGTCGCCAATCGTGGCGAAATTGCCCTTAGAGTTATTCATTCATGTAAAGAGCTAGGTATCAAAACGGTAGCTGTTTACTCACGCCCAGATGCGGCATCTCCCCATGTTCTTCATGCCGATGAATCTGTGTTTATCGGTGAGGCAGCTTCCTCAGAAAGTTATTTAGTAATCGACAAGATTATAGATGCCGTAAAGCAAACTGGAGCCGATGCGGTACATCCGGGATACGGGTTCCTAAGTGAGAATGCATCTTTTGCGGAGCGTTGTGAAAAAGAAGGCATTATCTTTATTGGCCCAAAGCCTCACGCAATTACGGTAATGGGCGACAAAACCGCTGCACGTGAGTTGGTAACTCAGTTAGGAATACCAACCCCTCCAGGGCTGAAATCTGAATTGAAAGATATTGAAGAAGCTTCTCGTGTGGCTGATGAAATTGGTTACCCTATACTAGTAAAGGCTGCTGCAGGTGGTGGTGGTAAAGGGATGCGTATCGTTCATAAGAAAGATGAATTTGAAAGCAGTATCAAAGCGGCTAAATCGGAAGCGAAGAACGCATTTGGAGACGATCGTATTTATATAGAGAAATACCTCGAAGAGCCACGCCATGTTGAGTTTCAGATTATGGCAGATACGCATGGCAATGTAGTTCATGTTTTTGATAGAGAGTGTTCAGTACAACGTCGCCACCAAAAAGTGATTGAAGAAGCACCTTGCCCACTCTTAACTCCTGAGTTGCGTGAAAAAATGGCTGAAGCAGCTATTAAAGCCGCAAAAGGATGTGATTATGTTGGCGCAGGTACTATAGAGTTTCTAGTAGATAAGCACCTTGATTTCTACTTCCTTGAAATGAACACCCGTTTACAGGTAGAGCACCCGGTAACCGAAATGATTTCTGGAGTGGATTTAGTAGCTACTCAAATATTAGTGGCCGAAGGTAAAGAACTTCCTTTCACTCAAGAGGACCTTGCTATAAATGGACATTCCATTGAGTGTCGAATCTATGCAGAAGATCCGGCTAATAACTTCTTACCAAGTACAGGTATGCTTCACAAACACAGAGTGCCAACAGGTGATGGCATCCGTGTAGACAGTGGGGTAGAAGAAGGTCAAGAAGTAACGATCAACTACGATCCCATGATTTCTAAACTTACTGTGCATGGCAAAGATCGAAAAGCTGCTATTCATAAAATGCTTCGTGCTTTAGAAGAATATGAGATTGCAGGTTGTAGAACGACTATTCCATTCTGTGAATACACCTTAAAGCACCCCGCTTTTGTTGAAGCTAAGTATGACACTCATTTCGTAAAAGATCATTTTACGGAAGAAACATTAGCACCAAAAACAGAAGATAATGTGGTTGCACTTGCCGCTGTATTATTGAGAAAACAACAAGAGTCGGATTCAAAGCCAAAAGTACTCAATGGTTCAGTAAATGCTGAGTCGGAGTGGTGGAGACAACGTAGATAA
- the murQ gene encoding N-acetylmuramic acid 6-phosphate etherase, with amino-acid sequence MNTPEQDLFDQLKKLATEQRNPNSTDIDLADAKRIAEIINQEDKKVADLVALRLDEIAEAIELISESFQLGGRLLYLGAGTSGRLGVVDASECPPTFGSNPEQVQGFIAGGKEAMYAAQEGAEDSEEFGQEELHKAHVTPPDIVCGIAASGRTPYVIGAIKEASKRGCKTVFITTVPKEQLNVEADIIIDVPVGPEVIMGSTRMKSGTAQKMVLNMLTTGAMVRQGKVYENVMVDLQLSNKKLVERAKRIIMMFTELNYDEASEVLAASGNHVKVALVMSLGKTSAQEAQTLLKKHQGFIRKAIEELKN; translated from the coding sequence GTGAATACTCCCGAACAAGATTTATTCGATCAGCTAAAAAAATTAGCAACCGAACAACGTAATCCTAATAGCACTGATATCGATTTAGCCGATGCAAAACGCATTGCCGAAATTATAAATCAGGAGGATAAGAAGGTTGCTGATTTGGTTGCTCTACGCTTAGATGAAATCGCTGAAGCTATAGAGCTCATTAGCGAATCATTTCAACTTGGCGGAAGGTTGTTGTACTTAGGTGCCGGCACTAGTGGACGTTTAGGAGTTGTTGATGCCTCAGAATGCCCGCCTACCTTTGGATCAAATCCCGAGCAAGTGCAAGGTTTCATCGCAGGAGGGAAGGAAGCCATGTATGCAGCCCAAGAAGGAGCTGAAGACAGTGAAGAGTTTGGGCAAGAGGAATTACATAAAGCCCATGTAACTCCTCCCGACATCGTATGTGGAATAGCGGCCAGTGGTAGAACCCCTTATGTAATTGGAGCCATTAAAGAAGCTAGCAAGCGAGGATGTAAAACCGTTTTTATTACTACGGTTCCAAAAGAACAGCTTAATGTTGAAGCGGATATCATCATTGATGTTCCTGTTGGGCCAGAGGTCATAATGGGTAGCACAAGAATGAAAAGTGGTACCGCTCAAAAGATGGTTCTTAATATGCTTACAACGGGCGCTATGGTTCGGCAGGGTAAAGTGTATGAAAACGTGATGGTTGATCTTCAGCTATCCAACAAAAAGTTGGTAGAGCGTGCAAAGCGTATCATTATGATGTTCACAGAATTGAATTATGATGAAGCTTCTGAAGTGTTAGCGGCTTCAGGGAATCATGTAAAAGTAGCATTGGTTATGTCGCTTGGTAAAACCAGTGCCCAAGAAGCACAAACACTATTAAAAAAGCATCAAGGATTTATAAGAAAAGCGATTGAGGAATTGAAAAACTAA